The Enterococcus rotai genome includes a window with the following:
- the mutS gene encoding DNA mismatch repair protein MutS produces the protein MPQKTKNTPMMEQYLAIKEQYQDAFLFYRLGDFYEMFYEDAVNASQLLELTLTSRNRNADDPIPMCGIPHHAAQGYIDTLIEKGYKVAICEQVEDPKTTKGMVKREVVQLITPGTVMTSKGLDAKDNNYLTAIVEDNGSFGLAYVDLSTGELKTAVLSDEDGVINEASALQTKEIVLGSALSETLKQTLKDRLNIIFSEQLQAEENAEFSFLTSELTHPLEVDVTGKLLTYLSVTQKRGLAHIQKAVEYQPDHFLKMDHYSKFNLELTQSIRTGLKKGTLLWLLDETKTAMGGRLLKQWLDRPLIQEKLIQSRQEMVQSLLNAYFERVDLQSTLTKVYDLERLAGRVAFGNVNGRDLIQLKTSLEQVPLVRELIVGINQGEWNDLLLDLNPAEDVVELISQAINEEAPLAITEGNIIKDNYNEKLDEYRDAMRHGKQWLAELEAKERQETGIKTLKVGFNRVFGYYIEVTKSNLANLAEGKYERKQTLANAERFITPELKEMETLILEAEEKSVDLEYQLFLEVREQVKANIERLQKLAKTISAVDVLQAFATVSERYQYVRPTLKSNSKELHIVEGRHPVVEKVLGHQEYIPNSVHMSKEDIILLITGPNMSGKSTYMRQLALTVVMAQIGCFVPAESAELPIFDQIFTRIGASDDLIAGQSTFMVEMMEANQALRHATPNSLILFDELGRGTATYDGMALAQAIIEYIHREVKAKTLFSTHYHELTVLDENLTGLKNIHVGAVEKNGEVVFLHKMMEGPADKSYGIHVAKIAGLPSDLLERAATILSALESEEQPLKQIEYKDEIKEDTEQLSLFKEVSTDELGVIDTLKKINLLEMTPMDALNKLHELQKRI, from the coding sequence ATGCCTCAAAAAACCAAAAACACACCAATGATGGAACAATACTTAGCAATCAAAGAACAATATCAAGATGCGTTTCTATTTTACCGATTAGGTGACTTTTATGAAATGTTTTATGAGGACGCAGTGAATGCATCACAGTTATTAGAATTAACTTTAACCAGCCGTAATCGTAACGCGGATGACCCAATTCCGATGTGTGGGATTCCCCATCATGCGGCTCAAGGCTATATCGATACATTGATAGAAAAAGGCTATAAAGTCGCAATTTGCGAGCAAGTTGAAGATCCGAAAACAACCAAAGGAATGGTCAAAAGAGAAGTTGTACAGCTGATCACACCAGGAACGGTGATGACTAGTAAAGGCCTGGATGCCAAAGACAATAACTATTTGACTGCTATCGTTGAAGATAACGGTAGCTTCGGTTTAGCTTACGTCGATTTAAGTACAGGAGAACTAAAGACTGCTGTATTAAGCGATGAAGACGGTGTAATCAACGAAGCCTCTGCACTACAAACTAAAGAAATCGTGTTAGGCAGTGCGTTATCTGAAACATTGAAGCAAACATTAAAAGACCGGTTGAATATTATTTTTTCTGAACAACTGCAAGCAGAAGAAAATGCGGAATTTAGTTTTTTAACTAGTGAATTAACTCATCCGCTAGAAGTGGATGTAACAGGGAAACTACTTACCTATTTATCAGTGACGCAAAAACGTGGGCTAGCGCATATTCAAAAAGCGGTTGAATACCAACCAGACCATTTTTTAAAAATGGACCACTATTCCAAATTTAACTTGGAATTAACACAGTCAATTCGTACTGGCTTAAAAAAAGGCACATTATTATGGTTGTTAGATGAGACCAAAACCGCGATGGGCGGACGTTTATTAAAACAGTGGCTAGACCGTCCCTTGATCCAAGAAAAACTAATCCAAAGCCGACAAGAAATGGTTCAATCCTTGTTAAATGCCTATTTTGAACGAGTTGATCTACAATCGACACTAACGAAAGTTTACGATTTAGAACGCTTAGCTGGTCGTGTTGCTTTTGGAAATGTAAATGGTCGTGACTTGATTCAACTGAAGACATCCTTAGAACAAGTTCCATTGGTTCGTGAATTGATTGTTGGCATCAACCAAGGCGAATGGAATGATCTGTTACTTGATTTGAACCCAGCTGAGGATGTTGTTGAACTGATCAGTCAAGCAATCAATGAAGAAGCACCACTTGCGATTACTGAAGGAAATATCATTAAAGATAATTACAATGAAAAATTAGATGAATACCGCGATGCGATGCGTCATGGCAAACAATGGCTAGCTGAATTAGAAGCCAAAGAACGCCAAGAAACAGGTATCAAGACCTTAAAAGTCGGGTTTAATCGGGTGTTTGGTTATTATATTGAAGTTACAAAATCCAACTTAGCTAACTTAGCAGAAGGCAAATACGAGCGCAAGCAAACCTTAGCAAATGCAGAGCGCTTTATTACACCAGAACTAAAAGAGATGGAAACGTTGATCTTAGAAGCAGAAGAAAAGTCAGTTGATCTAGAATATCAACTATTTCTAGAAGTTCGGGAACAAGTCAAAGCGAACATCGAACGTCTGCAAAAATTAGCGAAAACGATCAGTGCTGTTGACGTGTTACAAGCCTTTGCTACCGTCAGTGAACGCTACCAATATGTGCGCCCAACTTTAAAAAGCAATAGCAAAGAATTGCATATTGTGGAAGGGCGTCACCCTGTTGTGGAGAAGGTTTTAGGTCACCAAGAATATATTCCAAATAGTGTGCATATGAGTAAAGAAGATATCATTCTATTGATCACTGGACCGAATATGTCCGGTAAAAGTACCTATATGCGTCAACTTGCGTTAACCGTAGTGATGGCTCAAATTGGTTGTTTTGTACCAGCTGAATCGGCTGAGTTACCGATTTTTGACCAAATATTTACCAGAATTGGCGCATCAGATGACTTAATTGCAGGTCAAAGTACCTTTATGGTGGAAATGATGGAAGCCAACCAAGCGTTGCGTCACGCGACACCAAATAGTTTGATTTTATTCGATGAGTTGGGACGTGGGACGGCAACTTATGATGGCATGGCATTAGCACAAGCAATCATCGAATATATCCACCGAGAAGTCAAAGCCAAAACACTGTTCTCTACTCACTATCATGAACTAACCGTGTTAGATGAAAACCTAACCGGATTAAAAAATATTCATGTTGGAGCTGTAGAAAAAAATGGCGAGGTTGTCTTCCTACATAAAATGATGGAAGGTCCAGCAGATAAAAGTTATGGGATCCATGTAGCGAAAATCGCCGGATTACCAAGCGATTTATTAGAACGTGCAGCAACGATCCTTTCTGCTTTAGAATCAGAAGAACAACCGCTAAAACAAATTGAATATAAAGATGAAATCAAAGAAGATACCGAACAATTATCCCTCTTTAAAGAAGTATCCACTGATGAATTAGGTGTGATCGATACCTTAAAGAAAATCAACTTATTAGAGATGACACCAATGGACGCTTTAAATAAATTACACGAACTACAAAAAAGAATCTAA
- a CDS encoding TIGR00282 family metallophosphoesterase: protein MRILFIGDVVGSLGRDTITTYLPKLKKKYRPQVTILNGENAAAGRGITGKIYKKFLQDGVDVVTLGNHTWDNKEIFEFIGDAKKMLRPANFPEGTPGQGMVFVKVNQLELAVINMQARVFMADIDDPFRKAEELIAEARKRTPLIFVDFHGETTSEKQAMGWFLDGQVSAVVGTHTHVQTNDARILPAGTAYLSDVGMTGPYDGILGMKRGPIIEKFRTALPKRFEVVEEGRSLLSACVIDIDDQTGQAKKIEPIQISEDRPFEE from the coding sequence TTGCGTATATTATTTATAGGAGACGTCGTAGGATCATTAGGTCGCGATACGATCACCACTTATTTGCCAAAACTCAAGAAAAAATATCGTCCCCAAGTAACGATTCTTAATGGCGAAAATGCTGCAGCAGGTCGCGGAATCACTGGTAAGATTTATAAGAAATTTTTACAAGATGGTGTAGATGTTGTCACATTAGGCAATCATACGTGGGATAATAAAGAAATCTTTGAATTTATTGGCGATGCTAAAAAAATGCTTCGCCCAGCTAACTTTCCAGAAGGGACACCTGGACAAGGGATGGTTTTTGTGAAAGTCAATCAGCTTGAACTTGCGGTGATCAACATGCAAGCTCGTGTTTTTATGGCAGATATCGATGATCCGTTTCGTAAAGCAGAAGAGCTGATTGCAGAAGCACGCAAGCGGACGCCGCTGATTTTTGTTGATTTTCATGGAGAAACGACTAGTGAAAAGCAAGCAATGGGCTGGTTTTTAGATGGACAAGTTAGTGCTGTTGTGGGGACCCATACGCATGTACAGACAAATGATGCACGGATTTTACCAGCAGGAACAGCATATTTGAGTGATGTTGGTATGACAGGACCATATGATGGTATCTTAGGGATGAAGCGTGGACCAATCATTGAGAAGTTCAGGACAGCATTACCAAAACGTTTTGAAGTCGTTGAAGAAGGTCGAAGCTTATTATCGGCTTGTGTGATCGATATCGATGACCAGACAGGACAAGCTAAAAAAATCGAACCGATCCAAATCAGTGAAGATCGACCCTTTGAAGAATAA
- a CDS encoding MucBP domain-containing protein, with protein sequence MKKHMFGLLVLFFCLLHSTGSMDQVFAEEILPPPNYPLGVSTKTNLTAGGTLYFNTDQLQEKQLVGQFLAKNITSTGSSGLSKGGFQNYQDATRQLALDEIDPAVVSETITGSDIIRWYANATSFNYQDGTDLHYYLGNLPTEKELSDALQYYPGLKDNFSKRRYNDSLTSFPSFVDNGIADFSQVTGNIQVVSDYYAALTDSDQTAVYNSAVQAAEINTEKKVVNPNDWGGQSSIQINIALKKNVTDQAVVIIDVDGQIEHFKNAQDISINYTNYDPDTMLPPYVFINYKHFPSFNFSGSTFFHATAYPSLPGEEEYQFAGNQGVFFEGKYADKAVPLIKSDSHTISDELKDKTYKTATHLVHNFNDEENEIQFRSNASLFIGTVLAPRTSVTLDDTQGRVLGSVISGYDIHTNMPISLEESSAMFDYDDFPGLGDITGGEEIEVPNKIGAEFDYTGHEKRLLYTITQKIPVYSSRFPIQNLKITDPLAKTLAVAKEDVAIKDETGKDAADYFTIHQNANNELTVEAKPESLTAESFYGKTYTFELNGDLKLTEQVLTDPTVDQIQIPNTSVTTVNDEVKASNEALLKVDFIQGEPVNVNYLNEDGEKIAPTETLTGKIGQPYLANAKTISGYTLTSVPENESGIFSAEEQTVNYTYHGQLAFSTVPTQISFGTHPLSNKKEEYKIESKDQDIVVKDTRSLGSNWQLRATLNQPLTANKSKHVLNDALFYVKNGHSVPLRVNSSAIIESAVTTTHDDYNVTHDWATSDDGLNVVVNAGEALAEQYSGEISWELYDVVSNE encoded by the coding sequence ATGAAAAAGCATATGTTTGGTTTACTCGTTTTGTTTTTCTGTCTTTTACATAGTACAGGTTCAATGGACCAGGTTTTTGCTGAGGAAATATTACCCCCTCCTAACTATCCGCTGGGTGTTTCAACAAAAACGAACTTGACTGCTGGTGGTACGTTGTATTTTAATACCGATCAATTGCAGGAAAAACAATTGGTTGGTCAGTTCTTAGCAAAAAATATAACATCAACTGGTTCCTCTGGTTTATCAAAAGGTGGTTTTCAAAACTATCAAGATGCGACGCGCCAGTTAGCGTTAGATGAAATCGATCCTGCAGTAGTTTCTGAAACAATTACCGGCAGTGATATTATACGTTGGTACGCTAATGCAACAAGCTTCAACTATCAGGATGGTACAGATCTGCATTACTACTTAGGGAATTTACCGACAGAGAAAGAATTGAGTGATGCGCTGCAATATTACCCAGGATTAAAGGACAATTTTTCCAAACGACGCTACAATGACTCGCTGACTTCGTTTCCTTCTTTTGTAGATAATGGTATTGCTGATTTCTCCCAAGTGACTGGAAATATCCAAGTGGTCAGTGATTATTATGCAGCATTGACAGATAGCGATCAAACAGCAGTATATAATTCAGCAGTTCAAGCAGCGGAAATCAATACAGAGAAAAAAGTAGTAAACCCTAACGATTGGGGGGGACAATCTTCGATCCAGATCAATATTGCATTGAAAAAAAACGTAACCGACCAAGCAGTAGTCATTATCGATGTAGATGGTCAAATTGAACATTTTAAAAATGCTCAGGATATATCAATCAATTATACAAACTATGATCCAGATACGATGTTGCCACCGTATGTATTTATTAATTATAAACACTTTCCATCCTTTAACTTCAGTGGGAGTACATTTTTCCATGCGACCGCTTATCCTAGTTTGCCAGGGGAGGAAGAATATCAATTTGCAGGAAATCAAGGGGTCTTTTTTGAAGGGAAATATGCAGATAAAGCTGTTCCTTTAATAAAATCTGATAGCCATACAATTTCTGATGAGTTAAAGGATAAAACGTACAAAACAGCAACCCATCTTGTGCATAATTTTAATGATGAAGAAAATGAGATTCAGTTTAGAAGTAACGCCTCATTATTTATTGGGACTGTTTTAGCACCGAGAACTTCGGTGACACTAGACGATACCCAAGGACGAGTGCTGGGCAGCGTGATTTCTGGTTATGATATTCATACAAATATGCCCATCAGTCTAGAAGAAAGTAGTGCTATGTTTGACTATGATGATTTTCCAGGATTAGGTGATATCACAGGCGGTGAAGAGATTGAGGTGCCGAATAAAATCGGAGCAGAGTTTGATTATACCGGGCATGAAAAGAGACTATTATATACGATCACTCAAAAAATACCAGTATATTCTTCACGTTTTCCGATCCAGAATTTGAAAATCACTGATCCGTTGGCTAAAACGCTGGCAGTTGCTAAAGAAGATGTAGCAATCAAAGATGAAACTGGGAAGGATGCTGCTGATTATTTTACTATTCACCAAAATGCAAACAATGAATTAACCGTAGAAGCAAAACCAGAAAGTTTAACAGCTGAATCATTCTATGGAAAAACGTACACGTTTGAATTAAATGGTGACCTGAAGCTAACCGAGCAAGTGCTAACGGACCCTACAGTGGATCAAATCCAAATTCCGAATACATCCGTTACAACGGTCAATGATGAAGTGAAGGCCAGTAACGAAGCTTTGCTAAAAGTAGATTTTATTCAAGGAGAACCTGTTAACGTAAATTATTTAAACGAAGATGGGGAAAAGATTGCCCCAACAGAAACTTTAACGGGAAAAATCGGTCAACCCTATTTGGCTAATGCTAAAACAATTTCAGGTTATACGCTAACATCAGTGCCAGAAAATGAATCTGGAATTTTTTCAGCCGAAGAACAGACGGTGAATTACACGTACCATGGTCAATTGGCATTTTCAACGGTTCCGACACAGATTAGTTTTGGGACACACCCGTTATCTAATAAAAAGGAAGAATATAAAATTGAGTCAAAGGATCAAGATATTGTTGTAAAGGATACGCGGTCCTTAGGTTCTAATTGGCAATTGCGGGCAACGCTCAATCAACCGTTGACAGCCAATAAGAGCAAGCATGTATTGAATGATGCCTTGTTTTATGTCAAAAATGGCCATTCAGTTCCACTTCGAGTAAATTCATCGGCTATCATCGAATCAGCGGTAACAACGACTCATGATGATTATAATGTAACCCACGATTGGGCAACTTCGGATGATGGGTTGAACGTTGTTGTAAATGCTGGAGAGGCTTTAGCAGAGCAATACTCAGGTGAAATCAGCTGGGAATTATATGACGTTGTATCGAATGAGTGA
- a CDS encoding helix-turn-helix transcriptional regulator produces MKKPIKNNLQEIRNNHNMTQEELANQVDVSIQTIQSIEKGKYKPSDSLALNISHSLNKEVAEIFS; encoded by the coding sequence ATGAAAAAACCAATCAAAAATAATTTGCAAGAAATTCGTAATAACCACAACATGACTCAAGAAGAACTTGCCAATCAAGTCGATGTGTCGATTCAAACCATCCAAAGCATTGAAAAAGGAAAATATAAACCTTCTGACTCATTAGCACTTAATATTTCCCATTCACTAAACAAGGAAGTTGCTGAGATTTTTTCTTAG
- a CDS encoding DUF916 and DUF3324 domain-containing protein — MLKRLLKVIVPLVFFTFGCLVGTSNSWAQDADYEVKAIPSVKQVDKTKTYFDLRLNPEEKQTIMVKVTNRSDQAQTINTKIKTATTNTNGIVEYINSDQNESIDLPHDLSKFVKTNTAKMTLAPHESKDVEYTITMPQTDFSGILSGGIIFTSENTEKPKESSADVAIKNQFGYVIALVLHGDKEVKPDLDLTKVSLGQVNNRNTVFAHLTNDKAAYLNRLNVNVNIRKKNTDTVLYEAKKSELQMAPNSVFNYPVSLQETKFKPGKYLLTVHAESKGQVWDFEKEFEIKAKEAEKLNDQAYIHQEKQHYLLYLVVFIIFILLIIGLILYRKRQQKIKQLEEKIAELKKNEEQN, encoded by the coding sequence ATGTTAAAACGACTGCTTAAAGTGATAGTACCATTGGTGTTTTTTACATTTGGATGTTTGGTAGGGACATCAAATAGTTGGGCACAAGACGCAGATTATGAAGTCAAGGCGATTCCATCAGTCAAACAAGTAGATAAAACAAAAACATATTTTGATTTACGTTTGAACCCAGAAGAAAAGCAGACAATAATGGTAAAAGTAACCAATCGATCAGATCAAGCACAAACAATTAATACTAAAATCAAAACAGCTACGACGAATACCAACGGAATAGTAGAATACATCAATAGTGATCAAAACGAATCAATCGATTTGCCTCATGATTTAAGTAAGTTCGTTAAAACAAATACAGCAAAAATGACACTAGCACCTCATGAATCAAAAGATGTTGAATACACTATTACGATGCCTCAAACAGACTTTTCGGGTATTTTATCAGGTGGGATTATTTTTACTAGTGAAAATACTGAAAAACCGAAAGAATCCTCAGCAGATGTAGCAATCAAAAACCAATTTGGCTATGTGATCGCATTAGTATTGCATGGAGACAAAGAGGTCAAGCCTGACTTAGATTTAACTAAAGTTAGTTTAGGTCAAGTCAATAATCGAAATACAGTTTTTGCCCATTTAACTAATGATAAAGCCGCTTATTTAAATCGGTTGAATGTGAATGTCAACATTAGAAAGAAAAATACGGATACAGTTCTTTATGAAGCAAAAAAAAGTGAGTTGCAAATGGCTCCTAATTCTGTATTCAACTACCCCGTAAGCTTACAGGAAACCAAATTTAAGCCAGGGAAGTACCTTTTAACTGTTCATGCAGAATCGAAAGGACAAGTTTGGGATTTTGAAAAAGAGTTTGAGATCAAAGCCAAAGAAGCTGAAAAACTGAATGACCAAGCCTATATCCATCAAGAAAAACAACATTATCTACTTTATCTAGTAGTGTTTATCATTTTTATTTTATTGATAATTGGATTGATTTTATATAGAAAAAGACAACAAAAAATCAAACAATTAGAAGAAAAAATAGCAGAATTAAAGAAAAATGAAGAACAAAACTAA
- a CDS encoding helix-turn-helix domain-containing protein, producing MEIYETLSNLRKKLKFTQKEILPDLDPSVYSRIESGKQEIKVNDLKKILDKLSLSPEEVFSMAPLDKEQKDYKALFLHCAQNMHDENKRQELLNYYIKLSDCNKNLRELSNYFAIKSYFAQKWQEIDGVTSEELEEIYQLMLTKTYYQHYDYIIIRNAMRFLEKEEADILIRRIFLSKKEQDLPVDDSSYYILINAATSRIYEKEYSLARKYVQLAKKQDKDRKNLDYRINLRYLENLLDYLTIGDYQYMQRIQEYIHLAKDIGDMYLAEQLTKDIELILNDIPNIKNKNDLPIILMKNN from the coding sequence ATGGAAATATATGAAACATTGAGTAATCTTAGAAAAAAACTAAAATTTACTCAAAAGGAAATTTTACCGGATTTAGATCCTTCAGTTTATTCAAGAATTGAAAGTGGAAAGCAAGAAATCAAAGTAAATGACCTCAAGAAAATATTGGATAAGTTATCCCTTTCACCAGAAGAAGTTTTTTCAATGGCTCCATTAGATAAGGAACAAAAAGATTACAAAGCGCTCTTTTTACACTGTGCGCAAAATATGCATGACGAAAATAAAAGACAAGAATTGCTTAACTATTATATTAAATTATCCGATTGTAATAAAAATTTAAGAGAGTTATCGAATTATTTTGCTATAAAGAGTTATTTTGCTCAAAAGTGGCAAGAAATAGACGGTGTTACCTCAGAAGAATTAGAAGAAATTTATCAACTTATGCTAACTAAAACTTACTACCAACACTATGATTATATAATTATTAGAAATGCTATGAGATTTCTTGAGAAAGAAGAAGCTGATATACTAATTAGAAGAATCTTTTTATCAAAGAAAGAACAAGATTTACCGGTAGACGATTCGTCGTATTATATTCTTATAAATGCAGCTACATCGAGAATTTATGAAAAAGAGTATTCTTTGGCTAGAAAATATGTTCAATTAGCTAAAAAACAAGATAAAGATCGAAAAAATCTAGATTATCGAATAAATTTGAGATACTTAGAAAATCTGTTAGATTATCTAACAATTGGTGATTATCAATATATGCAGCGTATCCAAGAATATATACATTTAGCTAAAGATATCGGGGATATGTATTTAGCTGAGCAGCTTACAAAAGATATTGAGCTTATTCTTAATGATATTCCAAATATTAAGAATAAAAATGATTTACCAATTATCCTTATGAAAAATAATTAA
- a CDS encoding helix-turn-helix domain-containing protein, which yields MRNSFMGKKERVKFELFKSIVFSKSGLSFNRLMQKHNLTKSTLSRYLNDLAQEVETTFTEKVHLIQNTQTGNYQVQTAESYSIGYLIDYIHLYYVQKSGVFFILDALLKNHYSSVEAMALDLHMSSSSVYKQVRALKEMLVPFGGTISFEPLASPLTGNEVGIRLFAFYSYWSVFKSTEYDNKHYPESWWDAQELEEYFDHMASLSESQRAKLRFIQLITLKRVLWQKNYIELSDSFLADTVYFDTKDTELLPLLKQRVPNALYQKERALLLYATRGLVYNLDSLETKKQIVQHYQQSSLEIATYTTKLMTEVQKEFDLEYTEEGYINFYFYLLILLIYIKHINIDISGYYKNELSFHSMIDYDEANVEIFQKITKIIEQQEFYSKISKKSLKGVLSILSLTIYSGIYLNKKAGSMSICVIFNNNLILADGIKKIILDVYNKDRILFTNDVLQADLVISDSYEAANSDAEYFYFDEQLNPEQWGKMIDAINDIFYKTIFLG from the coding sequence ATGCGAAATTCTTTTATGGGAAAAAAAGAGCGGGTAAAGTTTGAACTATTTAAATCGATTGTTTTCTCAAAAAGTGGGTTGAGCTTTAATAGGTTGATGCAAAAACATAATCTTACGAAAAGCACATTGAGCAGATACTTGAATGATTTGGCGCAAGAGGTCGAAACGACATTTACTGAAAAAGTACATTTGATCCAAAATACTCAGACTGGAAACTATCAGGTCCAAACAGCAGAATCTTATAGTATTGGGTATTTGATTGATTATATTCATTTATATTACGTTCAAAAAAGTGGCGTTTTTTTCATTTTAGATGCGCTATTAAAAAATCACTATAGCTCAGTTGAAGCAATGGCACTTGATTTACATATGAGTAGTTCGTCCGTCTATAAACAAGTACGAGCACTTAAAGAAATGTTAGTTCCGTTTGGTGGTACGATTTCATTTGAACCACTTGCAAGTCCGTTAACAGGTAATGAAGTTGGGATTCGTTTGTTTGCTTTTTATTCCTATTGGTCGGTGTTCAAATCGACAGAATATGATAATAAACATTATCCTGAATCTTGGTGGGATGCCCAGGAGCTGGAAGAATATTTTGATCATATGGCGTCACTTTCAGAATCGCAACGGGCAAAATTACGGTTTATTCAGTTGATTACACTAAAAAGAGTACTCTGGCAAAAAAATTATATCGAGCTTTCAGATAGCTTTCTAGCAGATACGGTCTACTTTGATACGAAAGATACCGAACTTCTACCATTGTTAAAACAACGGGTACCAAATGCGTTATATCAGAAAGAACGAGCGTTGCTGTTGTATGCGACTCGAGGACTTGTTTACAATTTAGACTCATTAGAAACAAAAAAGCAAATCGTTCAACACTATCAGCAATCATCCTTAGAAATTGCCACCTATACAACGAAGCTGATGACTGAGGTACAAAAGGAATTTGACTTAGAATATACGGAAGAAGGCTATATAAACTTCTATTTTTATCTACTTATTTTATTGATCTACATCAAACATATCAACATTGATATCTCTGGCTACTACAAAAATGAACTCTCATTTCATTCAATGATCGACTATGATGAAGCAAATGTAGAAATCTTTCAAAAGATCACTAAGATTATTGAACAGCAGGAATTTTATTCTAAAATAAGTAAGAAGTCATTGAAAGGTGTTCTGTCGATTCTTTCCTTGACGATTTATTCAGGTATTTATTTAAATAAAAAGGCTGGAAGCATGTCGATCTGTGTCATATTCAATAATAATTTGATTTTAGCAGATGGTATCAAAAAAATTATTTTAGATGTTTATAATAAGGACCGAATCCTTTTTACGAATGATGTGTTGCAGGCAGATCTAGTTATCTCTGACTCTTATGAAGCAGCTAATTCTGATGCGGAATATTTCTATTTTGATGAGCAATTGAATCCAGAACAGTGGGGGAAAATGATCGATGCGATCAATGATATTTTTTATAAAACGATTTTTTTAGGTTGA
- a CDS encoding RicAFT regulatory complex protein RicA family protein, whose translation MEPSITDKKTNEELTKLLALIGEDELIQRYKELEAKVQKNEKLTDLVEQIKAAQKDAVQFAHYDKPEAEKAAIKRADELTKEFDEHPLVVAYREQLMEANDLLQHVTDMIQYRINEELEKEG comes from the coding sequence ATGGAGCCATCCATTACAGATAAAAAAACCAACGAAGAATTAACGAAATTATTAGCACTGATCGGTGAAGACGAATTGATTCAACGTTATAAAGAACTAGAAGCAAAAGTTCAAAAAAATGAGAAACTCACAGATCTAGTGGAACAAATCAAGGCAGCACAAAAAGATGCTGTTCAATTTGCACATTATGATAAACCAGAAGCTGAAAAAGCTGCCATCAAGCGCGCAGATGAGCTAACAAAAGAATTTGATGAACATCCTTTAGTTGTGGCCTATAGAGAACAACTGATGGAAGCTAATGACCTTTTACAACATGTCACAGACATGATCCAGTATAGAATCAATGAAGAATTAGAGAAGGAAGGGTAA
- a CDS encoding WxL domain-containing protein, which produces MKTNKILVGIAALSMIFSTSMVVHAEEIDNHESTSDIGFTTPTEGALTLVNVADFDFGSNPISAKDEVYTNKTETMTTVQDIRGTETGWTVQVAQNGQFKADKKELMSAQITLKTPTISDQSTGSATAKTEITLNTDGSSATILEAAAGLGNGVTIENFAKDAATLSVPGETVKVAKQYETSLTWTLLDQPANK; this is translated from the coding sequence ATGAAAACAAACAAAATTTTAGTAGGAATTGCCGCACTATCAATGATTTTTAGTACAAGTATGGTCGTGCATGCAGAAGAAATCGACAATCACGAGTCAACAAGTGATATCGGCTTTACGACACCAACAGAAGGTGCACTAACATTAGTGAATGTTGCTGATTTTGATTTTGGTTCCAATCCAATTTCTGCCAAAGACGAAGTCTACACAAATAAAACTGAAACAATGACTACTGTTCAAGATATCCGCGGAACAGAAACTGGTTGGACAGTTCAAGTAGCACAGAATGGTCAATTCAAAGCAGATAAAAAAGAATTGATGAGTGCTCAAATCACATTAAAAACACCAACGATCTCTGATCAATCAACAGGTTCAGCCACTGCCAAAACAGAGATTACACTAAATACAGATGGTTCAAGTGCCACGATTTTAGAGGCAGCAGCAGGTTTAGGTAACGGTGTAACAATCGAAAACTTTGCTAAAGATGCAGCAACATTATCTGTTCCAGGCGAAACGGTAAAAGTTGCAAAACAATACGAAACGTCATTGACTTGGACATTATTAGACCAACCAGCAAATAAGTAA